Proteins from one Bacteroides zhangwenhongii genomic window:
- a CDS encoding SusE domain-containing protein — MSKIGSLYKWLPMAAVICLSACNDDDKNNNQSDAVECLELTASTTDIELDGDRLDDVVLTFEWTPAREMPEEYMISYVTKIDIEGSNFNSCVRNDEEEGVFSKSYTTAELQNLLTEKWGQSSNKSATIQFRVIAKWDGGTRWAKPEVRTVSVNVRPYKPIVFDADRVYLDGTAMTGGRITMSKTVENEYQYAFLGDLKQGELEIPVEFEGETNYICPADGEGTLQDGEAENVMMKAEPIAWNIPKDGEYRIVVNMEKKTVTIYSPDKKLEPVVVKWMDVATPPEEHTTVVTNLWMYGDGTGWGWWTGFTPSLADPQVLVYSGNAIKGAKGVKFVVDGGTYRNNAWAYSCKPIDDQTAGSASLALGVTGELYGGSSRGQRNSYYNLPVGANFIVLDLRNMTIRAEKR, encoded by the coding sequence ATGAGTAAAATAGGATCATTATATAAGTGGTTGCCGATGGCTGCTGTAATATGCCTGAGTGCATGTAATGATGATGACAAGAATAATAATCAATCTGATGCTGTAGAGTGTCTGGAACTGACTGCTTCGACTACGGATATAGAATTGGATGGCGACAGACTGGATGATGTAGTGCTGACTTTTGAATGGACCCCAGCCCGGGAAATGCCAGAGGAATACATGATTTCTTATGTGACTAAGATAGATATTGAAGGAAGCAATTTTAATTCCTGTGTGCGTAATGATGAAGAAGAAGGTGTGTTTAGTAAAAGCTACACAACGGCAGAATTACAGAACTTGCTGACAGAAAAATGGGGGCAGTCCAGTAATAAATCTGCAACGATTCAATTTCGTGTCATAGCTAAATGGGATGGTGGAACCCGTTGGGCAAAACCGGAAGTTCGTACGGTATCAGTAAACGTTCGACCTTATAAACCAATTGTTTTCGATGCAGATAGAGTTTATCTTGATGGAACTGCAATGACCGGAGGTAGAATCACGATGAGTAAGACGGTGGAGAATGAGTATCAATATGCTTTCTTGGGCGATTTGAAACAAGGAGAATTGGAGATTCCCGTAGAATTTGAAGGGGAAACTAATTATATCTGTCCGGCAGATGGGGAAGGTACTTTGCAAGATGGTGAAGCTGAAAATGTTATGATGAAGGCAGAACCTATTGCATGGAATATTCCGAAAGATGGTGAATATCGTATCGTAGTTAATATGGAGAAAAAGACTGTGACGATTTATTCTCCAGATAAAAAGCTGGAGCCGGTAGTTGTTAAATGGATGGATGTGGCTACTCCACCGGAAGAACATACTACCGTAGTTACAAATTTGTGGATGTATGGAGATGGAACAGGTTGGGGATGGTGGACAGGATTTACGCCAAGTCTGGCAGATCCTCAAGTATTGGTATATTCGGGTAATGCAATAAAGGGAGCTAAGGGAGTGAAGTTTGTTGTAGATGGTGGTACATACAGAAATAACGCTTGGGCATATAGTTGTAAACCGATTGATGATCAAACAGCCGGAAGTGCTTCGTTAGCTTTAGGAGTGACAGGAGAATTGTATGGCGGTTCTAGTAGAGGACAACGTAACTCTTATTATAACCTTCCGGTTGGCGCAAATTTCATTGTTCTTGATTTGAGAAATATGACAATTCGTGCAGAGAAACGTTGA
- a CDS encoding FecR family protein: protein MNLKEYFRLANLFGKLNSQEKLEDDFTTMPEGETLRFFWESCEQEKIDASSIIERTRMKIQKSEKKRKRNYLLITSASIAASILVCISTIYFMNLETAVDLDLQAIAEGLDSQTVDEVTLITAKEQLNLDEDAFIKYSKEGKVAVNSQVIKEEKVKDEQEYNQLIVPSGKRARIELSDGTRLVVNSQSKVVYPRRFKGDIRKIYTQGEVFLEVAHDKKRPFIVESEDFKLRVLGTKFNISNYRGSATNIVLVEGSVEVTDKNEKKAQLAPHDLLNIADGSIVCQKQVDVAEYISWIDGIMLLNGNTLSQIIQKLSIYYGVSIQCDPLVGSEKVYGKLDLKDDIDEVIECIQQTLPFTIEKRDTSIYLNK, encoded by the coding sequence ATGAACTTGAAAGAATACTTTCGCCTTGCAAATTTATTTGGTAAGTTGAATTCTCAGGAAAAACTTGAGGATGATTTTACCACTATGCCTGAAGGTGAGACGTTGAGGTTCTTTTGGGAAAGCTGCGAACAAGAGAAAATTGATGCTTCTTCCATTATAGAGAGAACTCGTATGAAAATACAAAAAAGCGAAAAGAAGCGCAAACGGAACTATTTGTTAATAACTTCCGCTTCTATTGCTGCTTCTATTCTAGTTTGTATATCAACTATTTATTTTATGAATCTAGAAACTGCAGTTGATTTAGACTTACAAGCTATTGCGGAAGGTCTAGACAGCCAGACTGTTGATGAAGTAACTCTGATAACTGCTAAAGAACAATTGAACTTAGATGAAGATGCCTTTATTAAGTATTCAAAGGAAGGAAAAGTTGCGGTTAATTCTCAGGTTATTAAAGAAGAAAAGGTAAAAGATGAACAAGAATATAATCAGTTGATTGTTCCCTCAGGTAAGAGGGCTAGAATAGAGTTGTCAGATGGGACTCGTCTAGTGGTAAACTCCCAGTCTAAAGTTGTTTATCCTCGTCGTTTTAAAGGTGACATTCGTAAGATATATACTCAAGGGGAAGTTTTTCTAGAGGTTGCTCATGATAAGAAACGTCCTTTTATTGTTGAATCTGAGGATTTTAAATTACGGGTACTTGGTACAAAGTTTAATATTTCCAATTATCGGGGAAGTGCGACCAATATTGTATTGGTAGAAGGATCAGTAGAAGTAACTGATAAGAATGAGAAGAAGGCACAATTGGCTCCACATGATTTATTGAATATAGCAGATGGTTCAATTGTCTGTCAGAAGCAAGTGGATGTAGCTGAATATATTAGTTGGATAGATGGAATTATGCTGTTGAATGGCAATACTTTATCGCAGATTATTCAGAAGCTAAGCATTTATTATGGTGTATCCATACAATGTGATCCATTGGTAGGTAGTGAGAAGGTCTATGGAAAACTAGATTTGAAAGATGATATAGATGAGGTGATTGAATGTATTCAGCAAACATTGCCATTTACGATAGAAAAAAGAGATACTAGTATATACTTGAATAAATAA
- the rbfA gene encoding 30S ribosome-binding factor RbfA, translating into METTRQNKISRLLQKELSEIFLLQTKAMPGVLVSVSAVRISPDMSIARVYLSVFPSEKAEEIVKNVNDNMKTIRYELGTRVRHQLRIIPELKFFVDDSLDYIEKIDSLLK; encoded by the coding sequence ATGGAAACAACTAGACAGAATAAGATATCTCGACTGTTGCAAAAAGAGCTTAGTGAGATATTTCTGCTTCAGACAAAAGCAATGCCGGGTGTTCTGGTATCTGTAAGTGCTGTTCGTATCAGCCCGGATATGAGTATAGCCCGTGTTTATCTTAGTGTCTTTCCGTCCGAGAAGGCAGAAGAAATAGTGAAGAATGTCAATGATAATATGAAGACCATTCGCTATGAGCTTGGAACCCGTGTACGCCATCAGTTACGTATTATTCCGGAGCTGAAGTTTTTTGTGGATGATTCATTGGATTATATTGAGAAGATTGATTCTTTGCTGAAATGA
- a CDS encoding RagB/SusD family nutrient uptake outer membrane protein: protein MKNKIIVFIALGLIALVPMSSCSDYLDKEPDDQLTLESVFENKNNMERWLAYIYSLVPKFYTYDGADAVADELAPSVGWESQGFKAIFYQNGNWTANNEGVISYWTTFPKAIRSAYTFIKYAHAIADVSEKEVNYMKAECRFLIAQFHAMMVMTYGAIPIIREAAEETTGESLLLKQEPFYTVVDWAANEMLEASKELPPFYDDDNKYGRITSLTCLAIRARLLTFAASDLVNGNQDTDMKNMKNCDGTPIFNSEHDPNRWKQAVEANKLVIDEAEKSGHKLHIEYLSNGEDIDPFLSYQNALMLRRNQGNLEIIYPRTYDDAGYFDRQANPRSMGGAGAIGVTQSLVDAFFMRNGLVPITGYTNDGGTPIKNEASGYSEDGYSTADESFNTRWMYGTAKGDAAKDQNVIVPANTYKMYCGREPRFYISVLYNEEYHWGKKKATNFFNGGEDGGPSHDSPCAGYLIRKRVDPSAIPTESSGNYKNRQGCLYRLAEAYLSYAESLNEYSIDMGTYDSNKKEILKYINKIRERAGIPQYSEGTEAGKITAPTDPKEMRQLIRRERRVEMNCEAGLRFDDLRRWKEAETALDGKFWGMNMLAKKEDRDSYYKRTVYQTRKFISYWWPIPQDEMDVNINLRQLPGWWK, encoded by the coding sequence ATGAAAAATAAAATAATAGTATTTATTGCATTAGGCTTAATAGCTTTAGTTCCTATGTCTTCTTGTTCTGATTATTTGGACAAAGAGCCGGATGATCAGTTGACATTGGAATCTGTATTTGAAAATAAGAATAATATGGAACGTTGGTTAGCATATATTTATAGCTTAGTTCCTAAATTTTATACATATGATGGTGCAGATGCTGTTGCTGATGAATTAGCGCCTTCTGTAGGATGGGAGTCTCAAGGCTTTAAAGCTATTTTCTATCAGAACGGAAACTGGACGGCGAATAATGAAGGGGTAATTAGCTATTGGACAACTTTTCCAAAGGCTATTCGTTCGGCATATACTTTTATAAAGTATGCACATGCAATTGCAGATGTTTCGGAGAAAGAGGTTAATTATATGAAAGCCGAATGTCGCTTCCTTATTGCACAATTTCATGCGATGATGGTTATGACTTATGGAGCTATTCCTATTATTCGTGAAGCTGCTGAGGAAACTACAGGAGAAAGTTTATTATTAAAACAAGAGCCTTTCTATACAGTAGTAGATTGGGCTGCAAATGAAATGCTTGAGGCCTCAAAAGAATTACCTCCGTTCTATGACGATGATAATAAATATGGTCGTATTACTTCTCTTACCTGTTTGGCTATACGTGCCCGTCTACTTACGTTTGCCGCTAGTGATTTGGTGAATGGAAATCAGGATACAGACATGAAAAATATGAAGAACTGTGATGGTACGCCGATTTTTAATTCAGAACATGACCCAAATCGTTGGAAACAAGCAGTTGAAGCTAATAAACTGGTGATTGATGAGGCTGAGAAATCGGGGCATAAATTACATATTGAATATTTGAGTAATGGAGAAGATATCGATCCGTTCCTTTCTTATCAGAATGCATTGATGCTTCGGCGTAATCAAGGTAATTTAGAAATAATATATCCTAGAACTTATGACGATGCAGGGTATTTCGATCGTCAGGCAAACCCGCGTAGTATGGGTGGGGCTGGTGCCATTGGGGTTACCCAGTCATTGGTTGATGCTTTCTTTATGAGGAATGGGTTGGTTCCTATTACTGGATATACGAATGATGGTGGCACTCCTATTAAAAACGAGGCTTCAGGCTATAGTGAAGATGGATACTCAACGGCAGATGAATCTTTTAATACAAGATGGATGTATGGGACAGCGAAAGGAGATGCAGCAAAGGATCAGAATGTAATTGTACCGGCTAATACATATAAAATGTATTGTGGACGTGAACCCCGTTTCTATATATCTGTCTTATACAATGAAGAATATCATTGGGGTAAAAAGAAAGCAACAAACTTTTTTAATGGTGGTGAGGATGGAGGTCCCTCTCATGATTCACCATGTGCTGGTTATTTGATTCGTAAGCGTGTAGACCCTTCTGCAATTCCTACAGAAAGTAGTGGTAATTATAAGAATCGTCAAGGATGTCTTTATCGTTTGGCTGAAGCTTATCTGAGTTATGCTGAATCTTTGAATGAATATAGTATTGATATGGGAACTTATGATTCTAATAAAAAGGAAATATTGAAATATATCAATAAGATTCGTGAAAGAGCGGGTATTCCTCAGTATAGTGAGGGTACGGAAGCTGGAAAAATAACAGCTCCGACTGATCCGAAAGAGATGCGTCAGTTAATTCGTAGAGAGAGACGGGTAGAAATGAATTGTGAAGCAGGATTACGTTTTGATGATTTACGCCGTTGGAAGGAAGCTGAAACTGCGTTGGACGGAAAGTTTTGGGGAATGAATATGTTGGCGAAGAAGGAGGATAGGGACTCTTATTACAAGCGTACTGTTTACCAAACAAGAAAGTTCATCAGCTATTGGTGGCCTATACCTCAAGATGAGATGGATGTGAATATAAATTTGAGACAACTGCCCGGATGGTGGAAATAA
- a CDS encoding FtsX-like permease family protein: MNFPFYIARRYLFSKKKHNAINIISGISVCGVALATLALVCTLSVFNGFQDMVAGFFTAFDPQLKITVREGKVFDGQDKRIGVVCLLPEVDIFTETLEENAMVQYKDRQAMVVLKGVEDNFEELTAIDSILYGAGDFLLHDSIVNYGVMGVELVATLGTGLQFVDPLQVYLPKRNAKVNMANPSASFNRDYLYSPGVVFVVNQQEYDGKYILTSLDFLRQLLDYTTEVSAIELKLKPGANVSSVQAKIEKILGNDFIVQNRYQQQADVFRIMEIEKLISYLFLTFILMIACFNVIGSLSMLILDKKDDVVTLRSLGADDKLISRIFLFEGRLISLFGAVSGIALGLLLCFIQQEFGIISLGGGGGTFVVDAYPVSVHAWDVLLIFVTVLTVGFLSVWYPVRYLSKRLL, encoded by the coding sequence TTGAATTTTCCTTTTTATATAGCCCGGCGTTATCTTTTTTCGAAGAAGAAACATAATGCCATTAATATCATATCCGGCATTTCTGTGTGCGGAGTAGCTCTTGCTACGCTTGCATTGGTCTGCACGCTTTCTGTTTTTAATGGATTTCAGGATATGGTAGCCGGCTTTTTTACAGCATTCGACCCGCAACTAAAAATTACTGTTCGTGAGGGGAAAGTCTTTGATGGTCAGGACAAACGGATTGGCGTAGTTTGCCTGCTTCCTGAAGTAGATATATTTACAGAAACTCTCGAAGAGAATGCGATGGTACAATATAAAGACCGTCAAGCTATGGTTGTTCTAAAGGGGGTAGAGGATAATTTTGAAGAATTGACAGCCATCGATAGTATTCTCTATGGAGCCGGTGATTTTCTTCTTCATGATTCTATTGTGAATTACGGTGTGATGGGGGTAGAGTTGGTGGCAACCTTGGGTACGGGACTTCAATTTGTTGATCCTCTTCAAGTGTATTTACCCAAACGGAATGCTAAAGTAAATATGGCAAATCCGAGTGCTTCCTTTAATCGTGATTATCTTTATTCTCCCGGAGTTGTCTTCGTTGTTAATCAGCAGGAATATGACGGAAAGTATATTCTTACCTCTCTTGATTTTCTTCGTCAACTGCTGGATTATACAACAGAGGTTTCCGCTATAGAATTGAAATTGAAGCCTGGTGCAAATGTTTCATCTGTACAAGCCAAAATTGAGAAAATACTAGGTAATGATTTTATCGTTCAGAACCGCTATCAGCAGCAAGCGGATGTTTTCCGTATCATGGAGATCGAGAAATTGATCTCTTATTTATTCCTTACTTTTATCTTGATGATTGCTTGCTTCAATGTAATCGGTTCTCTTTCTATGTTGATTTTGGACAAGAAGGATGATGTTGTAACATTACGTAGCTTAGGAGCGGATGATAAACTGATCTCTCGTATCTTTTTATTCGAAGGTCGTCTTATTTCTCTTTTCGGTGCCGTTTCCGGGATTGCTTTAGGGTTGCTTTTGTGTTTCATCCAGCAGGAATTCGGGATTATCTCATTAGGTGGTGGAGGTGGTACTTTTGTTGTGGATGCCTATCCTGTGAGTGTTCACGCTTGGGATGTGTTACTTATCTTTGTGACAGTTCTAACGGTCGGCTTTCTTTCTGTATGGTATCCGGTGCGATATTTGAGTAAAAGACTTTTGTAA
- a CDS encoding TonB-dependent receptor, translating into MVKKSIFLHLKKRLKLFCIINVFFMIPSSSFGTNSIRWNSEEDLFSVQYENTTVKDILDYIEKHSKYIFIYSANVQKNLNNKVSISVSNKKIDAVLKELFSETGLNYKMSGRQITISVPEAPKVQQTTQQKGIKVTGNVSDEKGEPLIGVTIILKNDSTVHSLTDMNGNYSIMVPTRKSVLSFRYIGFVPKEEIVDNRKVVNVQMVEDVGQLDEVVVVAYGAQKKESVVGSITTLAPEKLKVSTSRSLSNNLAGVVSGVLAVQRSGEPGYDNSTFWIRGISTFGKAGGDPLVLVDGIERDLNNIDPEEIESFSVLKDAAASAVYGVRGANGVVLINTKRGQVGKPRVVVKSEFSFTQPVRLPEYIGAADYMQVLDDALIDTGQSPMYADRIAKTRSGYDPDLYPDVDWIDVISKDNASNQRVSVDISGGTERLRYSFVAAVFNEQGILQRDKKQEWDPSIKLQRYNVRSNVDLKLSPTTQLRFNIGGYLQDRNSTTQDVSLIFSRAFRAVPFTFPAQYSSGEMAGTEEGNVWAMATQSGYQRTSASKIETLFSLEQDLKFITPGLKVKGVFSFDRYSSGTVKRSKTPEYYNAATSRNEEGELVLTKKQNGSNFLGYDKSADYGNKSVYMEASLMYDHTFAEKHAVSGLLLFNRRNYDKGEKLPYRTQGLAGRASYTYGGKYIAEFNFGYNGSENFAKGKRYGFFPSGAIGWIVSEESFMQPMRNIISKLKLRASYGQTGNANLSGRRFAYLSTILDDYATLKLYKWGVESGYSKNGMAEGEFAVPDLTWEIVNKANIGLELGLLKGLVDLQVDVFEERRHNIFMERASVPATAGFIKKPWSNYGKVTNRGVELSLNVNKQFNKNLYISLMGTFTYAHNEIIEKDEPQAVIGTNRAETGHPVNQLFGYVADRLFTEDDFADVATGTLKEGIPVQSFTAKVRPGDIKYVDVNKDGAIDAFDQSPIGGTVDPEIVYGFGLNMKWKDLDFGVLFQGIGRSWNILSGNIIPASNKGTTYNIFTNYNDRWTVDNPSQDVFYPRLDYGTNSNNSQPSTWWLRNMSFMRLKNIELGYSFPKKWMQNIFISGARVFVRGTNLLTFSNFKLWDPEVKDKTGAAYPVMKSLSAGFEIRF; encoded by the coding sequence ATGGTAAAGAAAAGTATTTTTTTACACTTAAAAAAAAGACTTAAGCTTTTTTGCATTATAAACGTCTTTTTTATGATTCCTAGTTCTTCGTTCGGTACTAATTCTATCCGATGGAATTCCGAAGAAGATTTGTTCTCGGTACAATATGAGAATACCACAGTTAAAGATATCTTAGATTATATCGAAAAACATAGTAAGTACATTTTTATTTATTCAGCGAATGTTCAAAAAAATCTGAATAATAAAGTCTCCATTTCAGTTTCCAATAAGAAAATAGATGCTGTGTTGAAAGAATTGTTTTCAGAGACAGGGCTGAATTATAAGATGTCGGGAAGGCAAATTACGATTTCGGTCCCAGAAGCTCCTAAAGTGCAGCAAACTACACAGCAAAAGGGTATTAAGGTAACAGGTAACGTATCAGATGAAAAAGGGGAGCCGCTAATTGGTGTAACAATCATTTTGAAGAATGATTCTACAGTACATTCATTGACAGACATGAATGGTAATTATAGCATTATGGTTCCTACGAGAAAGTCAGTACTTTCTTTCCGTTATATTGGCTTTGTGCCTAAAGAAGAAATTGTTGATAACCGGAAAGTTGTTAACGTGCAGATGGTAGAGGATGTAGGTCAGTTGGATGAGGTCGTGGTTGTTGCTTACGGTGCACAAAAGAAAGAGTCGGTAGTCGGTTCTATTACTACGTTGGCGCCTGAGAAATTGAAAGTATCTACAAGCCGTTCATTGAGTAATAATTTGGCCGGTGTTGTTTCAGGTGTACTTGCGGTACAGCGCTCCGGTGAGCCGGGCTATGATAACTCCACCTTTTGGATTCGTGGTATCAGTACATTTGGAAAAGCCGGTGGGGATCCTTTGGTCCTGGTGGATGGAATTGAACGTGATTTGAATAATATTGATCCGGAGGAGATTGAATCTTTTTCTGTATTGAAGGATGCTGCTGCAAGTGCTGTCTACGGTGTTCGCGGTGCTAATGGCGTAGTGCTTATTAATACGAAACGCGGGCAGGTCGGTAAGCCGCGTGTTGTAGTAAAGAGTGAGTTCTCATTTACTCAACCGGTTAGATTGCCTGAATATATTGGAGCAGCTGATTATATGCAAGTATTGGATGATGCTCTGATTGATACTGGACAGTCTCCTATGTATGCTGATAGAATTGCAAAGACTCGTTCAGGATATGACCCTGATTTATATCCGGATGTTGATTGGATTGATGTAATCTCTAAAGATAATGCATCTAATCAGCGAGTGAGTGTTGATATCTCAGGAGGTACAGAGCGTCTGCGCTATTCGTTTGTTGCGGCTGTGTTCAATGAGCAAGGTATCTTGCAACGAGATAAGAAGCAAGAATGGGATCCTTCGATCAAGTTACAGCGATATAATGTTCGTTCAAATGTTGATTTAAAACTTTCTCCGACCACTCAATTACGTTTTAACATTGGTGGTTATTTGCAGGACCGTAATTCTACTACTCAGGATGTTAGCTTGATTTTTAGTCGTGCATTCCGAGCTGTTCCTTTTACCTTTCCTGCGCAGTATTCTTCAGGAGAAATGGCTGGAACGGAAGAAGGTAATGTTTGGGCAATGGCTACTCAAAGTGGTTATCAACGTACTAGTGCGAGTAAAATTGAAACATTATTTTCATTGGAACAGGACTTGAAATTTATAACACCGGGTTTAAAAGTTAAAGGTGTATTTTCTTTTGACCGTTATTCAAGCGGTACAGTGAAACGTTCAAAAACACCGGAATATTATAATGCTGCTACATCTCGAAATGAAGAGGGAGAACTTGTTTTGACAAAAAAGCAAAACGGTAGTAATTTTTTGGGTTATGATAAATCTGCTGATTATGGGAATAAGAGTGTGTATATGGAGGCAAGTCTGATGTATGATCATACATTTGCAGAGAAACATGCAGTTTCTGGTTTGCTTTTATTTAATCGCCGTAATTATGATAAAGGTGAAAAGTTACCATATCGTACTCAAGGATTGGCTGGACGTGCTTCTTACACTTACGGTGGAAAATATATAGCTGAATTTAATTTTGGTTATAATGGTTCTGAAAATTTTGCAAAAGGTAAGCGATACGGTTTTTTCCCATCAGGGGCAATTGGCTGGATTGTATCTGAAGAATCATTTATGCAACCAATGAGAAATATTATTTCAAAGTTGAAGTTGCGTGCTTCTTATGGACAAACAGGTAACGCAAACTTGTCAGGACGTCGTTTTGCTTATCTTTCTACTATATTGGATGATTATGCGACTTTGAAACTGTATAAATGGGGAGTAGAGTCTGGATATTCAAAAAATGGTATGGCAGAAGGAGAATTTGCAGTTCCTGATTTAACATGGGAAATTGTAAATAAAGCCAATATCGGTTTAGAATTAGGTTTATTGAAAGGTCTGGTTGACTTACAGGTTGATGTTTTCGAGGAACGGCGTCATAACATTTTTATGGAACGTGCTTCGGTTCCGGCAACAGCCGGCTTTATTAAAAAGCCGTGGAGTAATTATGGTAAAGTAACTAACCGTGGTGTTGAATTGTCATTGAATGTCAACAAACAGTTTAATAAGAACTTATATATAAGTTTAATGGGTACTTTTACTTATGCTCATAATGAAATAATAGAGAAAGATGAACCTCAGGCTGTAATTGGTACAAATAGAGCTGAAACGGGGCACCCGGTCAATCAGTTGTTCGGATATGTGGCTGATAGGCTTTTTACTGAAGATGATTTTGCAGATGTGGCAACAGGAACATTAAAAGAAGGAATTCCAGTGCAAAGCTTTACTGCTAAGGTACGACCGGGTGATATCAAATATGTAGATGTGAATAAGGATGGAGCGATTGATGCATTCGACCAATCACCGATAGGAGGTACAGTTGATCCCGAGATTGTATATGGTTTTGGACTGAATATGAAATGGAAAGATCTTGATTTTGGTGTATTGTTCCAAGGAATTGGAAGAAGTTGGAATATTCTTTCAGGAAACATTATACCGGCTTCTAACAAAGGTACTACTTATAATATATTCACTAATTATAATGATCGTTGGACTGTAGATAATCCTAGCCAGGATGTCTTTTATCCTCGTTTGGATTATGGAACTAACTCAAACAATAGTCAGCCTTCTACATGGTGGTTGCGAAATATGAGCTTTATGCGTCTGAAAAATATTGAATTAGGATATTCATTTCCCAAAAAATGGATGCAGAATATATTTATTTCTGGTGCGCGTGTCTTTGTCAGAGGTACTAATTTGTTGACTTTCTCGAATTTTAAATTATGGGATCCTGAAGTAAAAGATAAAACGGGTGCTGCTTATCCTGTAATGAAATCATTATCTGCAGGTTTTGAAATCAGATTCTAA
- a CDS encoding O-methyltransferase, whose amino-acid sequence MQETESIDEYILQHIDPESDYLKALYRDTHVKLLRPRMASGHLQGRMLKMFVEMIRPRQILEIGTYSGYSALCLAEGLQKGGMLHTFEINDEQEDFTRPWLEESPFADKIRFYIGDALSLVPDLGIIFDMAFIDGDKRKYIEYYEMTLAHLSQGGYIIADNTLWDGHVLEQPRSADTQTIGIKAFNDFVAKDERVEKVILPLRDGLTIIRKK is encoded by the coding sequence ATGCAAGAGACTGAGTCTATAGACGAATATATTTTGCAGCATATTGATCCCGAGAGTGACTATCTGAAAGCACTCTATCGGGATACGCACGTAAAATTACTCCGTCCCCGTATGGCTTCCGGGCATTTGCAAGGGCGGATGTTGAAAATGTTTGTGGAAATGATTCGGCCTCGCCAGATATTGGAAATTGGAACGTATAGCGGGTATTCCGCTCTTTGTCTGGCTGAAGGGCTTCAGAAGGGCGGAATGTTACATACGTTTGAGATAAATGATGAGCAAGAAGATTTTACTCGTCCGTGGCTTGAGGAATCACCGTTTGCGGATAAAATCCGTTTTTATATAGGTGATGCGTTGAGCCTGGTTCCCGATTTGGGGATTATTTTTGATATGGCTTTTATAGATGGAGATAAACGCAAGTATATTGAATATTACGAAATGACGCTGGCGCATCTCTCACAAGGAGGATATATCATTGCCGATAATACGTTGTGGGATGGTCATGTGTTGGAACAACCTCGTAGTGCTGATACTCAGACGATCGGGATTAAGGCATTCAATGATTTCGTAGCAAAAGATGAGCGGGTGGAGAAAGTGATATTGCCCCTGCGTGATGGGTTAACGATTATAAGAAAGAAATAA
- a CDS encoding RNA polymerase sigma factor → MKLESNDIDRIVNSDEAAFCRFMEHYSSRLYHYVYALIGQKEPSEEVVSDVFFEVWKNRRTLAGIENMNAWIQTITYRKALSYLRKEKGKADLLLDDIGDFIFAPIQSPDEAMISREEMEKINNAIQQLPPKCKHVFFLAKIEGLPYKDIAALLDISVKTINNHIAFALEEIAKKLNIRF, encoded by the coding sequence GTGAAACTTGAAAGTAATGACATAGACAGAATTGTAAACAGTGATGAAGCGGCTTTTTGCCGCTTTATGGAACATTATTCCTCACGTTTATACCACTATGTTTATGCTTTGATTGGTCAAAAGGAGCCATCTGAAGAGGTTGTAAGTGATGTTTTCTTTGAAGTTTGGAAAAATAGAAGAACTTTGGCTGGCATAGAAAATATGAATGCTTGGATACAAACAATAACCTATCGGAAGGCTCTTTCTTATCTGAGAAAAGAAAAGGGAAAGGCAGACTTATTGCTTGATGATATAGGAGATTTTATATTTGCCCCAATCCAATCTCCGGATGAGGCTATGATTAGCAGAGAAGAAATGGAGAAAATAAACAATGCTATTCAACAGTTACCACCGAAATGTAAACATGTTTTTTTCTTGGCGAAAATAGAAGGCCTACCTTATAAAGATATTGCGGCATTATTAGATATATCCGTGAAGACTATAAATAATCATATAGCTTTTGCATTGGAAGAAATTGCTAAGAAACTAAATATTCGCTTTTGA